One Magnetococcales bacterium genomic region harbors:
- a CDS encoding PD-(D/E)XK nuclease family transposase: MKQRKFISFDWALKRLLRHKANFEILEGFLSELLMEDVHILEILESESNKENRDDKYNRVDMKVNTGRSALNWANTPLKAG, encoded by the coding sequence ATGAAACAACGTAAATTTATCAGCTTTGACTGGGCCTTGAAGCGTCTTTTGCGCCACAAGGCCAATTTTGAAATTCTGGAAGGATTTCTGAGCGAACTGCTCATGGAAGATGTGCATATTCTGGAAATATTGGAAAGTGAAAGCAACAAGGAGAATCGAGACGACAAGTATAACAGAGTGGATATGAAGGTGAATACCGGCAGGTCGGCCTTGAACTGGGCAAACACCCCCTTGAAGGCCGGA